From the Paenibacillus sp. genome, one window contains:
- the resB gene encoding cytochrome c biogenesis protein ResB gives MSETPKPLDMRYDGAPRRSQKAEKDWLDHVWSFFSSVKVGVWLIVLTLVGAAIGSVYPQEEAFLSPPGLDYYAERYGTLGKWYYLLGFSHTYTSWWFQLLVLMLGTSIVVASLDRGVPLYKALKKQKPDRTVDFLRRQALSYETDLPFDAASGEEAARRADELEAALKKLRYRTSRAGNAVLGEKNRWSRWGPYVNHVGLIIFLLIILVRTLPGFTLEEYVSVLEGDTVPIPGTNYYVKNEKFTAEFYDNEELRGQFREEQRLVPKLYKTEAVLYECIDRCGTSAPELVEVKRGDILVNQPMEYRGLSVYQFGYEATPQIRSVTVTLNDKETGEAHGPFTLKTHDPDLAYEAGPYKLRLVNYYPEFALDANGQPTTTSAATPNAPAYIFQITGPDLPEEGASYLYFPREIDKVRFNQDAINAAVGIGNKFEIAAGGMENVEIAQFTSTLTARKDLTVPYLLVGGAICMLGLVMGFYWQHRRIWVRIDGNRLTLGAHTNKNWHGMKRETAKLFELVGLEPAAALSAGTKEREST, from the coding sequence GTGAGCGAAACGCCGAAGCCGCTCGACATGCGTTACGACGGCGCTCCCAGACGTTCGCAAAAGGCAGAGAAAGATTGGCTCGACCACGTGTGGAGCTTTTTTTCGTCGGTGAAGGTCGGGGTGTGGCTGATCGTATTGACGCTGGTCGGCGCGGCGATCGGATCCGTCTATCCGCAGGAGGAGGCTTTTCTTTCTCCTCCCGGATTGGATTATTACGCGGAGCGGTACGGCACGCTCGGCAAGTGGTACTACTTGCTAGGGTTCAGCCATACGTATACGTCTTGGTGGTTTCAACTGTTGGTGCTCATGCTCGGTACGTCCATCGTCGTCGCTTCGCTCGACCGGGGCGTTCCGCTGTACAAAGCGCTCAAAAAGCAAAAGCCGGATCGCACGGTCGATTTTTTGCGCAGGCAAGCGCTGTCGTACGAAACGGATCTGCCTTTCGACGCGGCGTCGGGCGAGGAAGCGGCGCGCCGGGCGGACGAGCTCGAGGCGGCGCTGAAGAAGCTGCGGTATCGGACGAGCCGCGCCGGCAATGCTGTTTTAGGCGAGAAAAATCGTTGGTCCCGGTGGGGACCGTACGTCAATCACGTCGGTCTGATCATCTTTTTGCTGATCATTCTGGTACGCACCTTGCCCGGCTTTACGCTGGAGGAATACGTGTCCGTGCTCGAAGGGGATACGGTTCCGATCCCGGGCACGAACTACTATGTGAAAAACGAGAAATTTACGGCGGAGTTTTACGACAACGAGGAGCTTCGGGGGCAATTTCGGGAGGAGCAGCGTCTCGTGCCGAAGCTGTACAAAACCGAAGCGGTGCTGTACGAGTGCATCGACCGATGCGGCACGTCCGCCCCCGAGCTCGTCGAAGTGAAGCGCGGTGACATTCTCGTCAACCAGCCAATGGAATACCGGGGGTTGTCGGTTTATCAGTTCGGCTACGAGGCGACGCCGCAAATCCGCAGCGTCACCGTGACGCTGAACGATAAGGAGACCGGCGAAGCGCATGGGCCGTTCACGCTGAAGACGCACGATCCGGATCTTGCGTACGAAGCCGGACCGTACAAGCTCCGGCTCGTCAACTATTATCCGGAATTCGCGCTCGACGCGAACGGGCAGCCGACGACGACGTCGGCGGCGACCCCGAACGCGCCCGCGTACATTTTCCAAATCACGGGTCCCGATTTGCCGGAAGAAGGCGCATCTTACTTGTACTTCCCTAGGGAGATCGACAAGGTGCGGTTCAATCAAGACGCGATCAACGCCGCGGTCGGCATCGGGAACAAGTTCGAAATCGCGGCGGGGGGCATGGAGAACGTCGAAATCGCTCAATTCACGAGCACCCTGACGGCTCGCAAAGATTTGACGGTGCCGTATCTGCTCGTCGGCGGGGCAATCTGCATGCTCGGTCTCGTTATGGGCTTCTATTGGCAGCATCGCCGCATTTGGGTGCGGATCGACGGCAATCGGCTGACGCTCGGCGCCCATACGAATAAAAATTGGCACGGCATGAAACGGGAGACGGCGAAGCTGTTCGAGCTGGTCGGGCTTGAGCCCGCGGCCGCGTTGTCCGCCGGCACGAAAGAGAGGGAGTCTACTTGA
- the ccsA gene encoding cytochrome c biogenesis protein CcsA: MTLYDISNTALVIALFTYIAAFVAFTITITGRGFGAAGASAGAPAVSSKRANRAFGIALAGLAFHLIYFVVRWIANGFIPVSNLFEFMTFLSMMIVVAFIIIYLIYRKPLLGAFATPVAFIILAYAMVFPWEAQPLIPSLNHAWLYIHVTTAAAGEAFFAVAFASGLMYLLRVVDFKSSDKRARRQQRGVEFTLFSLLIVVGFIVASFTFRGIGYEASFVGEATVEGQVVEETIEYTMPPIAAPYGYELAQMDSFLGIQQPLSTAPEWMKGVNAGRKFNTIIWSVLFGLLLYAAIRLVLRKPLGSAIHPHLNGIDPDDLDEITYRAVAIGFPIFTLGALIFAMLWAHIAWNRFWGWDPKEVWALITWLFYSAYLHLRLGRGWLGLRSAWLAVLGFVVVMFTLIGVNLVIAGLHSYAGV; encoded by the coding sequence TTGACGTTGTACGACATTAGCAATACGGCGCTCGTGATCGCATTGTTTACGTATATCGCGGCGTTCGTCGCGTTCACGATCACGATCACGGGGCGCGGGTTCGGCGCGGCCGGCGCCTCCGCCGGCGCCCCGGCCGTTTCGTCGAAACGGGCGAATCGCGCGTTCGGCATCGCGCTTGCGGGCCTTGCGTTTCATTTGATTTATTTCGTTGTGCGTTGGATCGCCAACGGGTTCATCCCGGTCAGCAACTTATTCGAATTTATGACGTTCCTGTCGATGATGATCGTCGTCGCTTTCATCATCATTTATTTGATTTATCGCAAGCCGCTGCTCGGCGCGTTCGCGACGCCGGTCGCTTTCATTATTCTTGCGTACGCGATGGTGTTTCCTTGGGAGGCGCAGCCGCTCATTCCGTCGCTGAATCACGCATGGCTGTACATTCACGTCACGACCGCCGCGGCCGGGGAAGCGTTCTTCGCCGTCGCATTCGCCTCGGGGCTGATGTATTTGCTCCGCGTCGTCGATTTTAAGTCTTCCGACAAACGCGCGCGCCGGCAGCAGCGCGGCGTCGAGTTTACGCTATTTTCGCTGCTGATCGTCGTCGGTTTCATCGTGGCGTCGTTCACGTTCCGCGGCATCGGCTACGAAGCGTCGTTCGTCGGCGAGGCGACGGTCGAAGGCCAAGTCGTGGAGGAGACGATCGAATATACGATGCCGCCGATCGCCGCCCCTTACGGGTACGAGCTGGCCCAGATGGATTCGTTCCTCGGCATTCAGCAGCCGCTGTCCACCGCCCCGGAGTGGATGAAAGGGGTGAACGCGGGTCGGAAGTTCAATACGATCATATGGTCCGTATTGTTCGGTCTGTTGCTTTACGCGGCGATCCGGCTCGTCCTTCGCAAACCTCTCGGTTCGGCCATTCACCCGCATTTAAACGGCATCGATCCGGATGATTTGGATGAAATTACGTACCGCGCGGTCGCGATCGGGTTCCCGATTTTCACGCTCGGCGCGCTCATTTTCGCAATGCTCTGGGCGCATATCGCGTGGAACCGGTTTTGGGGCTGGGACCCGAAAGAGGTTTGGGCGCTCATTACATGGCTGTTCTACAGCGCCTATCTGCACCTTCGGCTCGGCCGCGGCTGGCTCGGTCTCCGGTCGGCATGGCTTGCGGTGCTCGGTTTCGTCGTCGTCATGTTCACGCTGATCGGGGTCAATCTCGTCATCGCGGGCTTGCATTCATACGCGGGCGTATAA
- a CDS encoding response regulator transcription factor, whose translation MEERQHSILVVDDEERIRRLLRMYLEKEHFHIDEAEDGETALRMALETDYDLILLDVMLPGIDGVEVCSRLRVQKATPVIMLTAKGEEANRVQGFEVGADDYVVKPFSPREVIFRVKAILRRSSATAFLAKESTPSSTIVFPHFMIEHDAHRVTADGQEVSLTPKEYELLHYLAVSPDKVFSREQLLKDVWNYEFFGDLRTVDTHVKRLREKLNKVSPEAAAMITTVWGVGYKLEVPR comes from the coding sequence ATGGAAGAACGACAGCATTCGATTCTCGTGGTGGACGACGAAGAACGCATTCGCCGCCTGCTGCGCATGTATTTGGAGAAGGAACATTTCCATATCGACGAAGCGGAAGACGGAGAAACGGCGCTGCGGATGGCGCTCGAGACGGATTACGACCTCATCTTGCTCGACGTCATGCTGCCGGGCATCGACGGGGTCGAGGTGTGCTCCCGTCTGCGCGTGCAGAAGGCGACGCCCGTCATCATGCTGACGGCCAAGGGCGAGGAAGCGAACCGCGTGCAGGGCTTCGAGGTCGGCGCGGACGATTACGTCGTCAAGCCGTTCAGCCCGCGGGAAGTCATTTTTCGGGTCAAGGCGATTCTTCGCAGGTCGTCGGCGACGGCGTTCCTCGCCAAGGAATCGACGCCTTCCAGCACGATCGTGTTCCCGCATTTCATGATCGAGCACGACGCCCATCGCGTCACGGCGGACGGGCAGGAGGTCAGCCTGACGCCGAAGGAATACGAGCTGCTGCATTATTTGGCGGTGTCGCCGGATAAGGTGTTTTCCCGCGAGCAGCTGTTGAAGGACGTGTGGAATTACGAGTTTTTCGGCGATCTGCGCACCGTCGACACGCACGTGAAGCGGCTTCGCGAGAAACTGAACAAAGTGTCCCCGGAGGCCGCGGCGATGATTACGACGGTATGGGGCGTCGGGTATAAGCTCGAGGTGCCGAGGTAA
- a CDS encoding sensor histidine kinase: protein MALWKSVVGKLWMTIIVLVAVVLCLLGVFLLPYIDMEFTSNSYEVKRLFVIICIIGFSLTTFFAFFLSFKITQPLLQLKRAADMITMGEYKTKVAIRSSDEIGQLARAFNHMGEKLEGTIRDLNYEKEHLASILGSMTDAVVTFEANGRIISSNPHGETLLAVWRELMPAEGEDLLGRIPEPLKEVFKAVVAEEKEVTTKLHVGSGVWSVVMAPLYTSGTLRGAVAVLRDVTEEARLEKLRKDFVANVSHELRTPLSMLQGYSEALLDDIVSTPEERRELAQVIYDESLRMGRLVQDLLDLARMEAGRLVLNAVETDLTPLLQRVHRKFAAHARERGVTITLEADAAPGALTLLRADEDRLEQVFTNLLDNAIRHTPAGNQIILRAARLEGEQGASVRIEVEDQGDGIPAEDVPYIFERFYKADKARKRSTGTGLGLAIVKNLVDAHEGTVAVRSRIGQGTTFTVILPVVPKSLSVEKRR from the coding sequence GTGGCGCTCTGGAAAAGCGTAGTCGGCAAACTGTGGATGACGATCATCGTGCTCGTCGCCGTCGTCCTATGTTTGCTAGGCGTGTTTCTGCTGCCGTACATCGATATGGAGTTCACCTCGAACTCTTACGAAGTGAAGCGGCTGTTCGTCATTATCTGCATCATCGGCTTCTCGCTGACGACATTCTTCGCCTTCTTCTTGTCGTTCAAAATCACGCAGCCGCTCCTTCAATTGAAACGGGCCGCCGACATGATTACGATGGGCGAATACAAAACGAAGGTCGCGATCCGCTCGAGCGACGAAATCGGTCAACTCGCCCGCGCTTTCAATCATATGGGCGAGAAGCTGGAAGGCACGATTCGCGATTTGAATTACGAGAAGGAGCATCTAGCCAGCATTCTCGGCTCGATGACGGATGCAGTCGTGACGTTCGAGGCGAACGGGCGCATTATCTCGTCCAATCCGCACGGGGAGACGCTTCTCGCTGTGTGGCGGGAATTGATGCCGGCGGAAGGGGAAGACTTGCTCGGCCGCATCCCCGAACCGCTTAAGGAAGTATTCAAGGCGGTCGTCGCCGAGGAGAAGGAAGTGACGACGAAGCTGCACGTCGGCAGCGGCGTTTGGTCGGTCGTCATGGCGCCGCTGTATACGTCGGGAACGCTGCGCGGGGCCGTCGCGGTGCTTCGCGACGTGACAGAGGAAGCGCGGCTCGAGAAGCTGCGCAAAGACTTCGTCGCCAACGTGTCGCACGAGCTGCGAACGCCGCTGTCGATGCTTCAAGGGTATAGCGAGGCGCTGCTCGACGATATCGTTTCGACGCCGGAGGAGCGGCGCGAGCTGGCGCAAGTCATCTATGACGAGTCGCTCCGCATGGGCCGGCTCGTACAGGACTTGCTGGATCTCGCGCGCATGGAGGCGGGGCGTCTCGTGCTCAATGCGGTCGAGACCGATCTTACGCCGCTGCTGCAGCGGGTGCACCGCAAATTCGCCGCGCACGCGCGGGAGCGGGGCGTTACGATTACCCTCGAAGCGGACGCCGCGCCGGGCGCGTTGACGCTGCTCCGCGCGGACGAGGACCGTCTCGAGCAAGTGTTCACGAATTTGCTGGACAACGCGATTCGGCATACGCCCGCCGGCAACCAAATCATCCTTCGCGCCGCTCGGCTCGAAGGGGAGCAAGGAGCGTCGGTGCGGATCGAGGTGGAGGATCAGGGCGACGGCATTCCGGCCGAGGATGTGCCGTATATTTTCGAGCGCTTCTACAAAGCCGATAAGGCGCGGAAACGGTCGACGGGCACCGGCCTCGGGCTCGCGATCGTCAAAAACTTGGTCGACGCCCACGAAGGCACCGTCGCGGTGCGCAGCCGGATCGGACAAGGAACGACATTCACCGTCATCCTTCCGGTCGTGCCCAAATCGCTTTCTGTTGAAAAAAGAAGATAA
- the serA gene encoding phosphoglycerate dehydrogenase, whose amino-acid sequence MLKVLVSDPISDQGLQQLTDAPDIAVEKKTGLSEDELVAIIGEYDALLVRSQTRVTERILEAGTKLKVVGRAGVGVDNIDLDAATKRGIIVINAPDGNTITTCEHTFAMMMALARHIPQAYRKTVEGVWDRKSFLGVELRNKVLGVLGMGRIGSEVAKRAKAFGMDIIGYDPFLSEDRAEKMGVRLGSVDDIIRQADFITVHTPLTKETRHMIAKPQFEVMKRGMRIINCARGGIIDEMALKEAIDEGIVAGAAFDVFEEEPPRPDHPFLTHPKIIVTPHLGASTIEAQENVAIDVSEQVLHILRGEAFKNAVNMPPIPPAVLAKLEPYFALGTKLGSFLAQQAVGAVSEVQVSYSGELTDVDTTPLTRHILTGVLAHHLGKEQVNIVSAFHLAKMRGVEVVVQKSTATKGFTNLISVTLKTREGQHSAAGTLLNGYGARIVQIDPYPVDIPPEGHLLLISHTDKPGIIGRVGTLLGQNDVNIATMQVGRKVVGGSAIMVLTIDKPAPKHVIDELTKLPDLTNAKEITL is encoded by the coding sequence CTGTCCGAGGACGAGCTCGTCGCCATCATCGGCGAGTACGATGCACTGCTCGTTCGTAGCCAAACTCGCGTGACCGAGCGCATTTTGGAAGCGGGCACGAAGCTGAAAGTCGTCGGCCGCGCCGGCGTCGGCGTCGATAACATCGATCTGGACGCCGCCACGAAGCGGGGCATCATCGTCATCAACGCGCCGGACGGCAACACGATCACGACCTGCGAACACACCTTCGCCATGATGATGGCGCTCGCGCGTCACATTCCACAGGCGTACCGCAAGACGGTCGAAGGCGTCTGGGACCGCAAGTCGTTCCTCGGCGTCGAACTTCGCAACAAGGTGCTGGGCGTCCTCGGCATGGGCCGCATCGGCTCCGAAGTGGCGAAGCGCGCGAAAGCGTTCGGCATGGATATCATCGGATACGATCCGTTCTTGTCGGAAGACCGCGCGGAGAAGATGGGCGTCCGCCTCGGCTCCGTCGACGACATCATCCGTCAAGCCGACTTCATCACGGTACACACGCCGCTCACGAAAGAAACGCGTCATATGATCGCGAAGCCGCAATTCGAAGTCATGAAGCGCGGCATGCGTATCATTAACTGCGCGCGCGGCGGCATCATCGACGAGATGGCGCTGAAGGAAGCGATCGACGAAGGCATCGTGGCCGGCGCCGCGTTCGACGTCTTCGAAGAAGAGCCGCCTCGCCCGGACCATCCGTTCCTGACGCATCCGAAAATCATCGTCACGCCGCATCTCGGCGCATCGACGATCGAAGCGCAGGAGAACGTCGCGATCGACGTATCCGAGCAAGTGCTGCACATTCTCCGCGGCGAAGCGTTCAAGAACGCCGTCAACATGCCGCCGATTCCGCCGGCTGTGCTGGCGAAGCTCGAGCCGTATTTCGCGCTCGGCACGAAGCTGGGCTCGTTCCTTGCGCAGCAGGCGGTAGGCGCGGTCAGCGAAGTGCAGGTCAGCTATTCCGGCGAGCTGACGGACGTCGACACGACGCCGCTCACGCGCCACATCTTGACGGGCGTTCTGGCGCACCATCTCGGCAAGGAGCAGGTGAACATCGTCAGCGCCTTCCACCTTGCGAAGATGCGCGGCGTCGAAGTCGTCGTCCAGAAGTCGACCGCCACGAAAGGGTTCACGAACTTGATCAGCGTCACGTTGAAAACGCGCGAAGGCCAGCACTCGGCCGCGGGCACGCTGTTGAACGGCTACGGCGCGCGCATCGTGCAGATCGATCCGTACCCGGTCGACATTCCGCCGGAAGGTCATCTGCTGCTGATTTCGCACACGGACAAGCCCGGCATCATCGGCCGCGTCGGCACGCTGCTCGGCCAGAACGACGTCAACATCGCGACGATGCAGGTCGGCCGGAAAGTCGTCGGCGGTTCCGCGATCATGGTGCTCACGATCGACAAGCCGGCGCCGAAGCACGTCATCGACGAGCTCACGAAGCTTCCGGATTTGACGAACGCCAAAGAAATTACGTTGTAA